tccgcacacttaaagttctatgtcgatctgtattatgagtttttttgttttgatgtactgaaggtagtttggagtcccggatatgatcacggacatgacgaggagtctcaaaagggccgagacgtaaagatcgatatattggacgactatgttcggacaccggaagtgtttcgggaggtttcgggcatataccggagtaccggggggttaccgcaaCCCCtcagggagtatattgggcctaatgggccctagtgggagaagaggaggggcggccagggtagccgcgcgccccctccccctctagtctgaattataCAAGGAGGGGggtggcacccccctttccttctctccttctctcccttccttcccttctcctacacctacttggaaagggggagtcctactcccggtgggagtaggactcctcattggGCGCGCcaactcctccactcctttatatacggggagtggGGCACCCCTTGAAGACACAACAATTAATCATTGATCtcttggccgtgtgcggtgcctccctccatcataacccacctcgatcatatcgtagcggtgcttaggcaaagccctgcgtcggtagctcatcaacaccgtcaccacgctgtcgtgctgacgaagctcttcccgaaggctctactggatcgtgagttcacgagacgtcaccgagctgaacgtgtgctgaacatggaggtgccgtacgttcggtactgaggatcggtcgattgtgaagacgcacgactacatcaaccgcattgtctacatcaaccgcgttgtcacaacgcttctgcttatggtctacgagggttcgTAGATGACACTaccccctctcgttcctatgcatcaccatgatcttgcgtgtgcgtaggaatttttttgaaattcctacgttccccaataggaggATCCTCATCGGAGCCTCCAAGGAGGGGATCGACACCCAAAGGTGTTAGACTTTGATGTGGCTGCCGCGCCGGCCAGAAGTTTCCTACGGATCCACACCCTCCGACCAGATCCATGGAGACAACATACGGGGAGGACGACCACAACTATCGGGAGCTGGAGCCGGCGCGGATTGGAGTAGATCGGGCGAAGGGAAGAGCAACACCAAGAATCAGCGGTTGGCCAGCATGGAGCCACCGCCCACGTAGCAACGACCGCCGCCCCTGGCCGCCTGCACACCCGAGGGACGACCCACCTGCACCCATAGTTGGCACTTAAAATTTCCAAATGTTGTAGGCTAGGCTGTGAAAATACAACGTACACCTACTTGCGTTTGCATgccctctcccccctcccccccaccctctctctctctcccttaataAGGAATAAACACATTGCAGCACACCATTCATACCTCCGTCGGCATAGAGAACCAAGCAATTATCCACTACTCTCANNNNNNNNNNNNNNNNNNNNNNNNNNNNNNNNNNNNNNNNNNNNNNNNNNNNNNNNNNNNNNNNNNNNNNNNNNNNNNNNNNNNNNNNNNNNNNNNNNNNNNNNNNNNNNNNNNNNNNNNNNNNNNNNNNNNNNNNNNNNNNNNNNNNNNNNNNNNNNNNNNNNNNNNNNNNNNNNNNNNNNNNNNNNNNNNNNNNNNNNNNNNNNNNNNNNNNNNNNNNNNNNNNNNNNNNNNNNNNNNNNNNNNNNNNNNNNNNNNNNNNNNNNNNNNNNNNNNNNNNNNNNNNNNNNNNNNNNNNNNNNNNNNNNNNNNNNNNNNNNNNNNNNNNNNNNNNNNNNNNNNNNNNNNNNNNNNNNNNNNNNNNNNNNNNNNNNNNNNNNNNNNNNNNNNNNNNNNNNNNNNNNNNNNNNNNNNNNNNNNNNNNNNNNNNNNNNNNNNNNNNNNNNNNNNNNNNNNNNNNNNNNNNNNNNNNNNNNNNNNNNNNNNNNNNNNNNNNNNNNNNNNNNNNNNNNNNNNNNNNNNNNNNNNNNNNNNNNNNNNNNNNNNNNNNNNNNNNNNNNNNNNNNNNNNNNNNNNNNNNNNNNNNNNNNNNNNNNNNNNNNNNNNNNNNNNNNNNNNNNNNNNNNNNNNNNNNNNNNNNNNNNNNNNNNNNNNNNNNNNNNNNNNNNNNNNNNNNNNNNNNNNNNNNNNNNNNNNNNNNNNNNNNNNNNNNNNNNNNNNNNNNACACCAAGAATCAGCGGTTGGCCAGCATGGAGCCACCGCCCACGTAGCAACGACCGCCGCCCCTGGCCGCCTGCACACCCGAGGGACGACCCACCTGCACCCATAGTTGGCACTTAAAATTTCCAAATGTTGTAGGCTAGGCTGTGAAAATACAACGTACACCTACTTGCGTTTGCAtgccctctcccccccccccccccccccctctctctctcccttaataAGGAATAAACACATTGCAGCACACCATTCATACCTCCGTCGGCATAGAGAACCAAGCAATTATCCACTACTCTCAAGGGAAACTAGAGCCTGAAGGTATGCAGGAATCCTCATGTCGATGGCTGAAATGTATCTACCTGATTTCAAGGGGAGAAAAGAAGAAGGAACGCAAGTGGGGGTTGCGGGGCAGAGAACGAAATGAAGTCAAAGGCAACAACATCATTTTGTGAAAGTTTTCGTGATGATTTCCGTAGATGTCTCCAATAATACGTGTTAGGTTTTAGCGAAACCGCATCAGTCCTTGATTTGCATGGGCATCACCATATCCGGTGCCTCTTTCTTGCGCCACTAATAAAATCCTTTTTCTTCATTGATGCTGCCATCGCCTTTGGTGATGATTCTTGCGGTTGTCTAACGAAGGATATCGGCGGAGGAAATCTGTCATCATACAGGTTGTTGGCAGTGACACAACATAGCCAATAATAAGATGTGTTCATTTGTGCCGAAATGGTCTGACACTGTGGCGGTTTACAAAGAGAAAACATACTGGAAGTAAAAGTCATGGTTTATAAATAAGGAGTTGGAAATGCACATGAAATTTTTAATGTATTATAGTATTCATGCTGACACAGATGTTGAGAGTGTATATGACAGTATCCTTTGATATATTTTAATGAAAACATATCCGGCGATTCTCTCTTGCGCCGCTAATAGATCTATTTTCTCCACTGATGTCACCATCGCCTTTGGTGACGATTCTTGTGGTCGTCTCCAACGAAGGACATCGGTGGAGGATATCATCGCATTAGTGTTGTATGTTCATTATACGAGATCTTAACAGTGACTCATGCTAATATGATGTGCTCATTTGGGATGAAACGGTGTGATTCCTTAACGGTTTACAAGTAGAAAAAAATCAAAAGTAAATGTCACTGTTTGTTGAAACTTATGGAATATGAGATCAGACGAATTTCTCAATAAAGTGTGGAaatgcggaatgcccataatgaccAAACACAGGTTAAATGATCTATGGAGGTGGATCAATCCTTAGCCCACCACCTGTAAGATCATAGTTTCGGTGTCTTTGTGCGTCCCACCAATATGTATGTATTATTCCTTTATCAATGGGAAATGCCATTCCAGTTGATAACAAGTGCCTACAGTAGGACGATGTGTGATTGTGTGAGTGTGTTGGTATGACACCGCGTGTGTGTCCATATTGTACTAACAAAATCACTCCAAGTGGAGAGCTTGCGTTTGGGTTTCTTCAAACCTGCAAAAAGTTGCACCAGACCATTCTTTTGAAGCACAGTCCTAGGAACCTAGCACCTGTCAACCTTTCATTTTGTTTCATCCAAAATTCAATTTTTCAAAATGGCGTTATCCGATACAAGTTTAAATATATGTAATCGGATCAGAAGCTGCACGAGCATTCACAAAACAAACATTCTATTAGAAACACCGAATACAACACAACATAGCAGATACACCACCAGTCCACCAAAGTCGTGGTGCTTTAAGATTGACAAAGCGAGAACAGACGTCTCGCTATCAGCGAAAACATCACCTTCTACTAAATAATATGCCGCCTTTTGAGACACAACAATATGTATAACTACCCTGCTAACCATTCAATTTCAACCACATGTTAGTTTGGAGTGAGTAATTTTCTAATGGACTCTCCAAATCATTACTATGCCAAACAAGCTTGATCAAAAGAAGACGAGCAAGTGGCAAGTGATACACAAGGTCCCCGCACATGGCACATCGATAGCATAATACTAGTAGACAAAATAATAATTAACCACAATACACACGCAACATGTATATCTACATATATGTCAATACACCATGTACATATACATACACACGCATATACGTGGAGGGCACGTACACACATACACAAGGTGGAAAAGTTAACCAGCGGAGATCAATGAGGATgcgacggtggcggcggccggcgtgcaCGAGCTAGTTGTGCTTGCTTCTATCGAATGGCCGGACGATCAGCCAGCCAGCATGCCTAGACGTCGATGACGCGGAAGGCGACGCGGTTCTTTATGACGACGTCGTACATGTGGACGGAGCTGAACTGGCCGAAGTCCTTGGTGAGGAAGATGAGGTCGACGGAGGAAGGAGGGAAGATGGCTTCGCAACGGTCGTCTCGCTCCCACGCttctcctgccgccgccgcccgcccttcCCGCGACCGTGACGTTCCCACCCACAGCCACACCCGTCGGGGTCTCGCTCCGAGCCCCGCCAGCCAGATAGCGTTCCTTGCCACGCGGCACTTGTCTCTTCTGCTTCGTGGGAGGAGCCTCTCCCAAGCCGTTCACGCCCGGCTTTCGCAGATCTGGAGCCCACCGACGACGGTTGGATCGAAGTGCGCAGCCGCCATCATCCACGCCGTTACGTTGATGCGGTTGCCGTCAGTCAAGAACCCGCCCCCAAGCCTCGGATTCCCCTGGGTCACGGGACATCTTGCTCGTGACTGCTCCCCACGCCAAGCTCAGGCTCGCGctgctcctccgcctcgccgcgcccAACCTTGGGCTGCATCCACCCGTCGTCCCTCTCTAGAAAGCTCTGCCTCCCACCAACCTCCTCCCCTGGGTGACATGGCTCAGTATCCCCCTCTGGCGCGCCACCGCTTTCCGGGGAGCTGTACACCCATGGTGACCCAGATCTGAGGCCGGAGTGGGGGGAGACATTATCTCCCGCACGGCCGGCATGGAGGCGCTCGAAGCAGACTTTCGCAACAGGGCCCTGCTCGCCTCGGTGCAGGGCAGGAGGCCGACGGTCTCGCCGGAGGCTCTGGTCCTGGCGCTCGGCCAGATCTGCGGGGTGGAGCGTAGCCATGTGCGGGTGGAGGTGACCCACCCTACGGATTTCTTCCTGCACTTTGTGTCCTCCGGCGACTGCGATAGGGTTTTCAAGAGCAGTGGCAAGATCCGTTGCGCCGGCGCGCCTATTGCCTTCCAGCGCTGGCACAGGTGCACGCAGGCGGTGGGCGGCAAACTCGACTTCTTCTGCAAGATTGGCATCAAGGGCTTACCGGCGAGCGCCTGGGAGCGGGAGGCTGTCGGCCAGCTCATCAACAATCTGCAGGGCCAGCTAGTGGAAATTCTGCCACAAGAGGATCGGTGGCAGTTGGATGTCATTGCCTGGATGAAGAACCCTTCGGGAAttcccaagatgtacgagttcgagATCCCGGAGCCTGATGGCCTGCCGAACACAGTGGATCCGGAGTGGCCTGTGGCACCGCCACCTCTGGCGCCTCCGGTGGAGCGGCATACGCTGGTTCACCCTCTGACCATTCATGTGTTGGATGTGGTGGACCGCACTGTTCCTATATGCAGTTCAACCCCAATTTCGAGCCAGACGAAGATGAAGACCTCACCTGGTGGCACGACTACTCCCAGGACTGCATCAGGGGCAGGATCGACGGTACAGGCCGGGGTTACACTCCACGCTCCGGTGGTCACCCCTTTGGAGGCCCAGGTGGCTTGGGGATGGCCGGAGAGTGGGGTGGCCACCGGGTTCACGGGCTTCTTGCCCCGGCTGGGGGCATTCCTCACCCATTTCTCAACTCCTCAAGGCCTTCCCTTGCGGCCGCTCCCTCTCCGACGACCGTGGAGATGGCTGCCGGGGGATCGGCGGCGTCTACATCGGTGGGCTCGGCAGCGCCTGTGGACACGCCCATGGTGACCACCGCATCTCCAGGACCCCAGTCCTCGCAGGCATCCACGGCGGTGGGTTCGGCGGCCCGGTGTGACTCTCCTCTCGCCAGGCAGCTTAGACTCTTTCGGGGTGCTGGCTCCCCCTGGCGCTCCCTGACGCCACATCGCTCACGATCCGCTGGCTCTACTGTCGTGGGTGCCGTGGCACTTTTATGCACGCCGGAGCAGGGACCGATCGGGGCGCGGTGTGCTCCATCACCCCGTTGGCTCTCTTTCAGCCCTTTGACGTGCGTGGCCGGTAGCCCGCCGGTGCTTCAGGTGGTGGCCATGCCGGAGTCCCAGGCCGCCAGAGAGGATGACGGGAGCGGGGAGCTCTTGCCCCTAATTCtggtaccccccccccctccccgcgcATGCTGGGGAGGAAGTGCATGCtggagatgaagaagacgacggcaGCCCGGCGCGTATGCCCACGGCGGTGCCACTGAAGCCACATCAGCTGCTGCCTCTAATGGCTCCCTCTTCACTCGGATGTTTGTCTTTCGGGCCCAAGTTGGCTGTTGATTCCTTGAGGGAGGGTCTGGCCTTCACTCCGGCCCCTTCCATCCTGGGTCCTCGACCAGCGACCTCTGCCCTGGCAAGACGCTGCCTCCAGGGTTCATGCCACGCAGGAGTGCCAGAATCAGCAAGATGAATGATGGCAAGAACATCGGTCTGGTACAACGTGCTCAAACGGTGTTGCTCCGCCGCATAGGTGTGATCAAGCCGGAAGAGCATCTGTCACAGGACGCACTCGAGGCGTATCTGAAGCTGTTCGACAAGCCACTAGCCCCCCACCACATTAGAGCTGTAACGGCTCTCTTCGATCCCGAATGGGCTGACTTTGACGAGCCTGCAATGGAGGGGTTTGCGGGTCTCGCAATATCGGAGTCCGTCGAGCCGTGTGGCGCCTAGTGGGGGGGGTTGTTGTTGCTATTTTTGGGTCTCTACTACTTGCATCATGTCTGTAGGCATCTTGCTATGGAATGTGAGGGGACTTAATAATCCCGCACGGCGAGCGTCCATTAGGATGTTCCTGCAATCCTGCAATGTTTCGCTTGTTTGTTTGCAAGAATCTAAATTGGAAGTGGTGGACGTGTCGGTGGTGTTGGCCAGACCTTGGGGCCGGGCTTCGATGGCTTTGAGTATTTGCCAGCCATGGGCACCAGGGGGGCATTCTTGTGGCATGGAAATCGGATTTGCTGTGGGTTTCGGTGATAAACAAAGGAGAATTCTCAATCACAAGCAACATCACTTCTCTTGAGAATGGCAGGGAATGGGTGTGCACCTCTGTGTATGGGCCGCAAGCTTTGGAGGACAAGGTGAGGTTCCTGCAGGAAATTGAGCTTATTGGGCAACAAATTCATCTCCCCTAGATAGTCAACGGGGACTTCAACCTTGTCAGAAATGTGGAGGAACGCAGCACAGGAAGAGGGAGCCGTCAGATCATTAATAAGTTTAGGCATACTATTAACAGTTTGGGCCTGCATGATATGCCGCTGGTGGGTAGGAAATACACGTGGAGCAACGAGCAAGAGCACTCGGTCATGGCTAGGCTCGATCGGGTGCTCTTCAACAATGCATGGGAGGAGGTCTACCCAATCAGTGATCTCCTGCCATTGAGCTCTAATGTGTCTGACCACTGCCCGCTTCTACTAACTTGTGCGGAGGGCCGGCCAAGAGCACACCGGTTCCGTTTTGAGAACTTTTGGTGCAAGCTGCCTGGATTTCATGACACGGTGAGGCAGGCGTGGGAGGGAGAAGTGGCCAGTTCGGATCCCGCTAAGATTTTCGGTATCAAGCTGCAGAGGACAGCCAAAGCACTTTGTAGTTGGGGCCAGAAGAAGCAGAGCGAGATGGCGATCCTGTTTCAGATTGCCAATGAGGTGATTCTGCGCCTCGACACGGCACAAGAGGCGAGGGCCCTGTCGGCGGAGGAAAGAAGACTAAAGGGGTTCTTGAAAGGGAAGTGTCTTGCTATAGCATCTCTGGAACGGGTCAGATTACGCCAACGTGCTCGAGTCAGAGACTTAAAGGAGGGGGATGCTAATTCCAAATATTTTCACATGAAGGCCAATGGGCGGCGGAGGAGGCGTCTTATCCCGTTTCTGAAAGATGGGGAGCGCACTGTCACAAGCATGGAGGAGAAGTTGAGCCTGGCACTGGAGTTCTTCAGGTCCAGAATGGGCTGCTCCTCCTCTCCAGGTTGCTCACTCCGATGGGATGAGCTGAACTTGCGCCAGTTATCTCCGGAGTGGGCGCATGGGTTGGAGGTACCGTTCACTGAAGAGGAGATCAAGAAGGTTATCTAGGACATGCCAGCCGACCGTGCTCCGGGACCAGATGGGTTCTCCGGCCTGTTTTTTCAAAGCTATTGGCAGATTCTTGCAAAAGACTTCATGCTACTGATGCAAGCTCTCCACGAAGGCCGGTTTTACTCGTTCGGGGCACTTAACTCTTCCATAATTACCTTGCTTCCCAAGAATGAGGACCCAATGCAGCTTGGCGACTTCAGGCCGATCAACTTGATACATGGAACTGCGAAAATCTTTGCCAAGGCTTTGGTTACCAGGCTGGGCCCCCTACTGCCTTCCTTAATATCCCAAGCACAAAGTGCTTTTGTCTGCAAACGGGGTATACATGAGAATTTTAAATTCGTGCGGAACACGGCAAGGGCCCTTCACACAAAGAAGCAACAGGCGGTCCTCATGAAGATTGATATTTCCAAAGCCTTTGATACTCTGTCCTGGGGTTTTTTGCTGGAGACCCTCAAAGCCAGGGGTTTTGGGGACATGTGGTGCTCATGGATCTGTGGCCTGTTGAGCTCCTCATCCTCTTCCGTTATTATCAATGGAGAACTCAGCAATCCTTTCACCCTGGGCCATGGTGTTCGTCAGGGCGATTCGCTGTCTCCAGCGCTGTTTATCCTGGCCATGGATGCTCTTCACAGCATGCTTCAATGGGCAGTCCAGAAGAGATTGCTTTCTGACTTGGGGCTGGACAGTGGCATCCCAAGGGCGTCCATTTTTGCTGACGATGCAGTCATCTTCTTCAAGCCACAAATCACGGATCTGCGGGTGATTTCGGAAATTCTTCAACTTTTTGGCAAAGCCTCAGGGTTGCATATCAACCTACAGAAGAGCTCGACTACCTGCATTCGATGTGAGGAGGAAGTGAGCTCCATGGTGGCAGAGTTCTTCCAGTGTCAACGAAAAACTTTCCCAATCACATACCTCGGGCTGCCGCTCTCTGTATTCAGGTTGAGGAAACAGGACATCATGCCACTTGTGGACAAGTtttccagcaagatgaagggctggAAGCCGAAGTTACTGCCAGCTGCGGGTAGACTTACACTGGTTAATTCGGTGCTAATGGCTCTCCCGATCCATTTCATGACAGTTCTGCCTCTCCCAGTCTGGGCCATCAAAATAATCAATAGGAGATGCCGTGGTTTCATTTGGAAGGGAGAGGAGGCTATAAGTGGAGGACACTGCTTGCTGCCGTGGGCTCAGGTGTGTGCACCCAAGGACTATGGGGGACTAGGGGTACTTAATCTCAGGTGGTTCGGTTGGGCTCTGCGATGCAGATGGCCATGGATGAAATGGGACGAACATCCCAGGCCGTGGCATTCTCTGCCTGACACCACGGAGAAGGCAGTTTCAGCAATGTTCAATGCGGCCTCTGCGATCTTACTCGGTGATGGGGCGTCTGCAAGGTTCTGGACCGATAACTGGCTCCCGGGAGGTAGTTCTATTGCAGCAACAGCTCCAGCGTTGTTCTCTTTTGTCAAAGACTCGGGTTGCTCAGTCCGGGAGGCTCTTCATAATCGATCTTGGATCAGGGATATCTTGGGCGGAATCTCGGTGCACGGAGGACTCTGACGGCTGCACGGATGactggtggctgcgcgcgagaacaGGCATTCCCAATCCAATGCGCAGAAACTTCGACACTATTACAATTCTGTTGCACTGGAGGCTGTGGAAAGAGAGGAACTCCAGAGTTTTTGATCAAGTGGCGAGCAGTACTGATAGAGTACTGGACTTGATACGGGAAGACATAGCAGTATGGCGCTCAGCAGGCTGCATAGCGGACCTTGGTCCCTAGCGAGTCATTGGCATTTGTACCATGTTGTAATCATTGTATTGTGGGGTTCGTCAGACTCTGGTTTCCAGTTCTAGTTCGCCTAGACTGCTAACGCGCTGTACTTCTTCTTTCCTTTTAATAAAGATCGGCCAAGGGCCCTTCGAGAGGTCGACGGAGGAGCGCTTGTGGAACCTGAGCATGCAGTCGCCGGCGGCGCCACCCCCACCGGCATAGTAGCGCTCCCAGCCGAGCGCGACGAGCTTGCGCTCCAGCGAGGCGTAGGAGGCGACCACCTCCCCCGTGGGCGTGTGCAGCAGCGCCTTGCACCAGACCGGCCCGCCGTCGGGAGGTCCCACCGCCGACGCCGGGTGGTTCTCCATCAGCTTCACCACCCCGTTGCGGAACACCCACACGCGAGACATGGCGCTATGTGTGATATGGTGATCTTTCTCTGGGTAACTTGATGGCCTGGATCTGGATGTGTACTTGATTAGTGTGGTGTGTGTACTTTGGTGATTGTTGAGCCTGAGATGTAGAAAAGGATGGGCCGTGGGAGGCTATAAATAGAGGCGACCGGTGCATTGCCGCGAGCAGTGCACTGCCTGATACGGACGTTACGTCTCGATGGCGAGAGCGCACCGGGCATGACCCCGCCGTGTTTATTCACTCTGGGCGAGACCATACATGATGTTGGACAGTGGATACTCTGCGTAGGAGGAGACCATACATGCATCTATAAGATATACAGTAGTCATACTTCTAGTACTAGCTAGTAGGAGTGTGTACGTGTAGGCCCAAGCTTAGCCATTAAGATACGTATGTGCTCTCTACGCAGATACACGCATATCAAATGGGTTGCTCAtccgcaaaaaaagaaaagaaaaaaggttgCTATCAAGTTTCGGCCGGAATCTTGAGTATATTCGTGACGGCAACCCCTCGATTTTCCGTTACGTGCACGCATGCATGAACCTAACTACTCCTACGAACGTTCTTCGATTCTTCTACGGATGCGAGGTGCAATTTGATGCACACGAGCGCGTACATATGGTCGGGGTATGTAGACGAAGCAGAAATAGCTTTGTGTGGGTATGATGTGATCCATGAGCAACGGCCGACGTGCGGCCGACCGACGGGAATCATGCCATACACGCATATTCGCTGTCTGTCCGATCATTCACAAATACTCAGTATACACTTATACGTATATAGATATAGTATCCTCTGTTTCTACATATAAGATCGTCCCGTTGGTTCGGTTTAAGCTGCCAAAACATAAATTTCTCCAAAACGACGATTGCCACCCTAAACTTGGACGACGATGCTGCTAACGACGCCGCCCTTGCCATGGGTTGCTCTCGCGCCTCCTTTCCCCAAACCTACCTCGGGCTCCCTCTCTCCCCTACGAAACCTCCCTCCAATGCTTTCGACCCCATCCTAGAACGCTCCCGCAAACTGCTGTCTGGCTGGCGTGCTAGGTTACTCGACAAAGGTGACCGCCTCATTCTAA
The Triticum dicoccoides isolate Atlit2015 ecotype Zavitan chromosome 3A, WEW_v2.0, whole genome shotgun sequence genome window above contains:
- the LOC119273012 gene encoding flowering-promoting factor 1-like protein 2; the encoded protein is MSRVWVFRNGVVKLMENHPASAVGPPDGGPVWCKALLHTPTGEVVASYASLERKLVALGWERYYAGGGGAAGDCMLRFHKRSSVDLIFLTKDFGQFSSVHMYDVVIKNRVAFRVIDV